The genomic interval TTTTTTGACATTTTATTTATTAAATTAAAATTATTAAAAAACCCCTTATACTATATCACAAAAGTGCCAAAATCAAGCACCCAAAATGTCTATTAACCCCTTGTTACGGATTACTGATTATTTTTAAATTTTTGCATTTTACATTTTCTTTATTCACTTTTTGACAACGGAATTTCTATTTTTTTTATCAAAGAAACATCAATAGTCTCTTTAATAGATTGATATCCCTGCATATTGATTTCTAAAGTATAAATATCGCTTTGTAAAGGAGAAAAGAAAACCTGTCCAGGAAGACTGCAAACAGTAACAAAACTAATAAAAAGATCTGAAAAAGTTGGAGAATAATCCGCATCTTGAGTAGAAAGAAAAGCCTTATATCTAAAGTAACGAAAATCGCGATGAATAATATTTATTGTTGTATTACTATTTGTATAATAAGTATTAGCTGTTCCATCTGGTCCTTTAAATTCCCATGTTGCAGGAGAAATTGTTGGACTTGTGGCTATTTGAAATTTTAAACAATTAGTTCCGCAATTTGGAATTTGTGTTTCAGGTTGCCAAAAAATATTTCCATAATCTACTCTTGAATTGCCAAGATCAAAAGTAGAGGAAATAAGTTCTCCTAACATAGGATAGGTTCCAGAAAATTTCCAATTAAGAGAAATTTTTTCTATTACTGGAGTTTTTTGTAGATTGTCTGTTCTTAAAATTGCTTTCCAACGAAGGTCATACCCTGGATTAGTAAATTTAATTGATTGGCCCGGAGAAACTAATTCAAAATGATTACCTCCATCAGCTGAAAGAAAAAGATCAATTGTTTGTCCATTTATTTTTTTTTGTATAGCTATTGTTGCATGTTCAATAGTTCTATTAGAGGTATTAACTTTTAAAGATTGAATTGTGTCTGAAGAATGATATTTTCCATTTTCATATTTTAATTTTGCTTCATGTTCTTGAATATTCCATTCGCCCGTTGTTTGAGTTGCATCTTTATAAGCATCATTTTCAAATTCTTCTTTAAAATGATCAGTCGGTTTTCCTTCTGAAGTTAAAAAAACATCTCCAGGCGTAGTGGTTGTATCAATATTCCCATTGTCTGAAAAATATTTTGTTTGATCAATAAAATTTTCTTGGCTTGATCCTCCTTGCCAATTAGTTTGTCTTAAAACGCCACAGCCAGTAATTTTTGTTTCATCATATCCTGTTTTATAAAGACGAACTTGGGCTTCAGATAATGGTTGATTAGATCCAGCATCTTTAACAATAACAGAAAGATTGTTGTCGGTTTTTGGTTTTAAAATTAAATAAAAATCTTGCGTTGTATTTGGTTGAATTCCTAAAGGTTGAAAAGGATTAGTTCCAGCTAAATTATAATTATCTGATATTAAAGGAATAAGATTAGTTGTGTAAGTATCCCATTCTAAATTATTATTAAAAATAAATTTTCCAAAAGAATCAGTAATTAGATTTTGGGAATATTTATAAACATTAGGATCTGCACCAATTAATTTTGCTCCTTGAAAATTAAAATTAGCATTTCCAATAGATTGACAATTTTCATTAACGCTATAAATATTTAGAGTGGTTAATTTGTCAATAGAAAAACTAATACTTGTAACTTTATTTTCTAATATAGTAGCGTCTGGTTTAATTGGGTTTGGATTAGAAGGAGGGTTAGAGGGTAAAGTATAATCAGTAGAAAATCCATTTTTTGTTGCAACAATATGGTATTTACCTGTAGAAACGGGTAGACTAAAAAGTTGTAAAAGACCTTCATTATTAGTTTGAGAATTAATTAATATATTAGGAATAACATCAGTATTATTTACAGAAACAGAAGCTTCTGGCACATTTATTCCATTAGCGTCAAATACTGTGACAAAAAGAGTTCCAGTATTAGACGCTGATTCTATTCCTTTGGGAGAAAATGTGGAAATTAGAGATACTGACTTGCCTGAAAATTTATTCCAACTTACTTTAACTTCTATTTTTTTATAATCTGAAGGAGTTGTGTCGGGATTTATAACATCAGTCGCTAATCTATCAAAAGCATCATCAATATAAGTTGGGTTTGTTTGAATAGTAAATTCTATTCCATTCTTGGTTATTTTTTGAGAACTAGGGATTTCACCATGTGGCCAACCCTCGGTTGTTCCAATTTTGGCATAAGGTAAATTTCTAATTATTTCTATTTGTTGATTAGCTAGTTGAGTAGCAATAATTTTTGCTTTACTGGCTCCTAAAGTTTTACGAGCCATATCAAACATTCCATAAATACTCAACATTGTAATCATTAGAATTCCAATGGTAACAAGAAGTTCAATTAATGAAAATCCAGAAAAATTAAAATTTTTAAACATATTTTAAAAGTATTTATTAATTAACAGGCTTTAGTAAAAGTATAAAACTATTTATAAATAAATTCAATTTATTAAATAATTGAAATGTGTTATAATTTTTTAAATTATTTTTAATTTAGAAATCTTTTATGAACCTAACTATTCAAGAAGTTGAGCATATTGCAAAATTGGCTCGATTAAAATTAACAGACCAAGAAAAAAAGAAATTTGCTCAGCAACTTTCTTCTGTTTTGGATTATGCAAAACAATTAGATGAAGTGGATACAGAAAATGTGAAACCAACCAACCAAATCATTGGTTTAAAAAATATTTACAGACAAGATGAAATAAATGAAAAAGAAAAATCAGAAAAACAAGCATTATTACAATGCGCGCCAAACACAGAAGATGGATATATTAAAATACCGTCAGTGTTTTAAAGTATTTTTTAATTTTATTAATATTTATTTATAATGAAGAAAAAATTAATACAAAAAATAGGTTTTTCTCCAAAAGAAAATGTAGAAAATATTTTTGCAAAAAAGTATAATAATTTTATTATTGAAGTTGATTTTAATAAAGAGCAAATTAATTATGGCAATAAAATAAAATCAGAAAGTGGGACAACTCAAAATTTTTCTAAAGAAGAAAATTGGGTGGTTTTGGAATGTGTAAATCGGCTTCTCGAAAAAGGATATAAACCAGAAGATATAACTTTAGAAAAAAGGTTTAAGGTGGGGCATGGAGTAAGCGGTGGCAGAGTGGATATTTTTGTAGAAAAAGAAGGCAAAGCATTTTTAATGATTGAATGTAAAACTTTTGGAAAAGAATTTGAAAAAGAATTAAAAAACATAAACAAAGATGGTGGACAGCTTTTTACTTATTTTCAAAATGATACAAATGCAGAAGTTTTAATGCTATACACTTCTCAATTAAATAATGAAAAAATAGAATATAAAAATGAAATAATAAAAATTGAAGAACATTATAGAAATGCTGGCAATGTCGCAGACTTTTATAATAGATGGAATAAAATTACAAATCAAAATGGAATTTTTGAGGAATGGGTCTCTACATATAATTTTGAAAATAAATCACTTACAAAAAAAGATCTTAAAATTTTAAAAGACGAAGATAGCGGGTTTATTTTTAATAGTTTTCTTTCTATTCTTCGCAAACATTCTATTTCAGATAAACCAAATGCTTTTAATAAAATTTTTAATCTTTTTTTAGCAAAAATTCTTGATGAGCAAAAAAATGATATAGATGAATTAGATTTTCAATGGAAAGAAAAAACAGACGATGCTATTGATTTTCAGGTTAGATTAATTAATTTACACAAAGACGGGATATATGCTTTTTTACAAAAAGAAATAGAAGGTATTAGTGATAGCGATTTTTCTGCATATAAAACAGAAGAAGAACGAAAAAGTAAAAAGAAAAAATTATTAATTTTTAATAATGTTTTTGCGATAAAAGAAGTTTTTGATAATGAAACTTTTGAAGATAATCAAAAAGTATTAAAAGAAGTTGTGGAATTATTACAACAATATCAAATAAGATACCCAAGAAAACAACAACATCTTTCTGATTTTTTTGAAAGATTATTAACTACTGGTTTAAAACAAGAAGCAGGACAATTTTTTACACCTCCGCTAATTACAAAATTTATTATCAAAAGTATTCCGTTAAAAGAATATATTGAAAAAGATTTAGATCAGGTAATTTCAAAATTGCCGGCTGTTATAGATTATGCCGCTGGTAGCGGGCATTTTATTACTGAAATAATGGAGGCATATCAGGATATTTTAGATAAAATAGATATTGATTCTTTACATTATCCAAATGCGAAAAAAGATGCAAAAAAATGGCGAGAGAATCCATATGATTGGGCATCAAAATATATTTATGGAATAGAAAAAGATTATAGATTAGTAAAAGTCGCGAAAGTCGGTTGTTATTTTTATGGCGATGGTTTGGCGCAAATAGTTTATGGCGATGGTTTGGATAATTTTGCAAATTCTAAAAGTTTTGTTGGATTGTTGAAAGAGAATATTGACGATTCTGAAAAAGCAAAATTTTCTTTTGTTGTTTCAAACCCACCTTATTCTGTCTCTTCATTTAAGGGAGATTTAAAAAATTTATTTGCAGACAAAGATTTTACTTTATATAAATATCTTACTGACAATAGTTCAGAAATAGAATGTTTATTTATAGAAAGAACAAAACAACTTTTAAAAGAAGGCGGAATCGCCGCTGTTGTTTTGCCAAGTTCTATTTTAAGTAATACAGGTATTTATACAAAAGCTAGAGAAATTATTTTACAAAATTTTAAAATTATTGCTATTGCAGAATTGGGTAGTAATACTTTTATGGCAACAGGAACAAAAACAGTTGTTTTGTTTTTACGAAGAAAAAATAATAATATAATAATTAATTTACAAAATTCAGTTAATAATTTTTTTGACAAAATGCAAGATGTTACTATGAATGGCATAGAAAAACCAATAACTAAATTTATAAAAAATGTATGGGAAGGAATTAATTTTGTTGATTATATAACTTTAATAAAAAAAGAACCGAATGAAGTTATTTGTAATCATGAAATCTACAAAGAATATAAAAAGAAAATAAAAGTAAAAAATGAAAAAGAATTTTGGGAGATAGTGTTAAAAAAAGAAAATGAAAAACTTTTATATTTTATTATTGCTTATAATCAAAAAGTTGTAGTAGTAAAAACTGGCGAAAAAGATGCTGAAAAAGGATTTTTAGGTTATGAATTTAGTAATCGCAGAGGAAGCGAGGGAATGCATCCAATACAAAGAGGAAAAACAATAGACGAATGCACCCAACTTTTTGATACAGAAGTTTTTGATAATCCAGAAAAAGCTAGCACTTATATTTACAAAGCATTTAGTGGTGATTATGATTTTCCTATTTCTGAAAATATAGCAAAAAATATTTCAAGGCACAATTTAATAAATATGTTGACTTTTGACAGAGTTGATTTTGAAAAAACAATTTTATTAAGTGCAAAAAAAAAGTTAAAAATTGAGAGTAGGTGGGAGGTTAAGAAATTAAGTGAGGTTGCACAAATTGATTGGGGAAATACAAATTTAACAAAATCTATTTTTAAAGAAAATGGACGATATAATGTTTATAGTGCAACAGGGTTAGACGGCAAGACGGATTTTTTTGAAAACAAAGAAGATGCTATTATTTTGTCAGCAATTGGAGCGAGATGTGGAAGATGTTTTTATGCAACAGGTAAATGGACTGCGATAAAGAATACAATTGTAATTAAAAATAAAAAAAATATTCTTTTGAGATTTTTATTTGAGTATATTAATAATGAAAATTATTGGGTGAAATCTGGGACAGCACAACCTTTTATTACAGTGGGAAGCGCTTATGAGCAAAAAATTCCTCTCCCGCCGAAAGATATTCAAGAAAAAATCATTGATGAAATAAAAAAATTAGAAGAAAAAGAAGAAAAAAACAAAGAGGAAGTTGAGAAATTAAAAAATACAATACCACAATTAATTGAAGGTAAGTGGGAGTTGGTTAAGGTTGGACAAATTGCAAATACACAATATGGATTTACAGATAAAGCGACAAGCAAAGGAGAAATTCGCTATTTAAGAATTACTGACTTAAACGATAATGGAAGTATAAATTTAAAGAATGAAGCGAAATTTATTAATCCAAGTAAGGAAACAAAAAATCAATTTCTCTTAAATAATAATGATATTGTAATAGCAAGAAGCGGTAGCGTTGGAAAATCAGCTATTTATAAATCTAATAAATATGAAAAAATGATTTTTGCTTCATATCTTATTAGATTGATTATTGACGAAAATAAAGTTTTACCACAATATTTATTTAATTTTACAAAAACAAAAATGTATTGGGATCAAGTAAAAGCCAATAGTGTTATAGTTGCTCAACCTAACTTGAATGCTGAAAAGATTAAAGGATTTAAAATCCCACTTCCACCACTTTTTGAACAACAAAAAGTTGTTTCAAAAATAGAAAAAATTGAAGAAAAAATAAATGAATTAGAAAAAGAACTTACAGAAATTCCAAAACAAAAAGAAGAAATATTAAAAAAATATCTTGAAAAATAATTTTTCCTATGTTTCTAAACGAATTAACAATTAAACAATGTCATGACGGATTGATGAAAAAAGATTTTTCTAGCGTTGAGTTGACTCGGGCTTGTTTACATCAAATTAAAAAACAGGATGACAAAATTCATTCCTTTGTTTTGATTACAGAAAAAGAAGCATTAGAACAAGCAAAAAAAGTGGATGATAAAATTGCTCAAAATGAAACAATCAAAATTTTAGAAGGAATTCCAGCTGGAATAAAAGATTTACTTTGCACAAAAGGAATAAGAACAACAGCTTGCTCAAAAATTTTAGAAAATTTTATTCCTCCATATGATTGCACAGTCATTAAAAAACTTAAAGAAAATGGATTTGTGATATTAGGGAAACAAAATTGTGATGAATTTGCTATGGGTTCAAGCACAGAAAATTCAGCTTTTGGGTCAACAAAAAATCCATATGATTTAGAACGAACTGCCGGCGGATCTTCTGGTGGTTCAGCTGCTTCTGTTGTGGCCAATGAATGTATTTATTCTATTGGTACTGATACTGGCGGTAGTATTCGTCAACCAGCTGCTTTTTGTGGAATGGTTGGATTAAAACCTACTTATGGTCGAGTGAGTCGTTTTGGAATTACTGCTTATGCTTCTTCATTGGAACAGGCTGGTCCTATTATTAAAACAGTTGAGGATGCAGCAATTGTATTGGAAGCTATTGCTGGAAATGATAAATTAGACTCAACTACAAGTTTTAAAAATGTTCCAAATTATAGCGCAAATTTAAACAAAGACATTAAAGGAATAAAAATAGGATTGCCTCGAGAATTTTTTGAGCAAGGATTGGATTTAAAAATTAAGGAATCAATTTACAAAGCATTAAAAGTGTTTGAAAATTTAGGCGCAAAAATAGAAGAAATAAATTTACCAATGACTAAATATGCCATTGCCTCTTATTATATTATTGCCAAAGCTGAGGCCAGCGCAAATCTAGCGCGTTATGATGGTATTCGTTATGGAAACTCAAATGTCAAATCACAAAATTTATCTGATGTATATTTTGAAACAAAAACAAATGGGTTTGGAGATGAAGTCAAAAGAAGTATTATGATGGGTACATACGCCTTGTCATCTGGTTATTATGACGCTTATTATTTAAAAGCGACAAAAATACGCACATTAATTAAACAAGAATATATTAAAGCATTTGAAAAATATGATGCGATTATTTGTCCTGTCTCGCCCATTTTGCCTTTTAAAATTGGAGAAAAAATAGAAAATCCATTGGCAATGTATTTGATCGATGCGTTTACTGTGCCTATAAATTTGGCTGGTGTTCCGTCTTTGACAGTACCATGTGGAAAAATAAAAATAAAAGAAAAAGCGAAAGAATATATTGTAAGTGATGGTGAAAGCTTACCCACTGCTTTTCAAATTATCGGAAAACATTTTGATGAAGAAACAATTTTAAGAATAGGAAATGCGTATGAAAAAACGCAAAATAAAATAAAATAAAAAAAGAAAAAAGATTGCAGAGTTTTTCTTTTTAAAGTATACTGATTTACAAATTTATTTATTTATTTATTTTATTATTATGCAGAAATTTATTTCAAGAGAAAAATTTGAAAAATTGGTTGAAAAACTTCAATTTTTAAAAAATATTAAACGTCCGCAAGTAGCTGAAAAAATTGCTAGTGCTAAAGACTTGGGAGATTTATCAGAAAATGCGGAATATAGCGAAGCGAAAGATGATCAAGTTTTATTAGAAAGAGAAATAGCTGAATTAGAACATATGATACAAATTGTGGTAATTGTTGAAAAATCAAAAAATCAAAATAATATTTCGTTTGGATCTATTGTTGAAATTAAATACAATGGACAATATAAAAAATATTCCATTGTCGGAAGCGCGGAAGCGGATCCTTCTCAAAATAAAATATCAAATGAATCTCCTTTAGGAAGTGCTTTAATGGGACATGCTGTGGGTGATTCAATAGAAGTTAAAACTCCAAAAGGATTGGTAGAATATACTGTTTTAAAAATTAGTTAGAAAAAATTAATAAAAAAAATATATATGATTTTGCGAAAATTTATTGCTTCTTCTGGTTTTTGTTCACGACGGAAAGCTAAAGAATTAATTAAAACTGGGATAGTTAGGGTAAATGGGCAGAAAGTTGAATCAAGTCAAACAATAGAGCAAGGCGATATAGTTGAAATAGGAAATGAAAAATTAGAACTACCAAAAGAAAAAATTTATATTAAATTAAATAAACCAATTGGCTATGTTTGCACTAATAGAAAATTTAAAAAAGAAAAAAATATTTTTGAATTGTTGCCATTAGAAGCAAATAGATTAATTATCGTTGGACGTTTAGATAAAAATAGTCGTGGTTTGGTAATTTTAACTAATGATGGTAATTGGTCTGAGCATTTAACTCATCCTAGATATGAGCGTGAAAAAGAATATCAGGTTAAAATTTTCAATGATCAATTTTCAATTTTTAAACCAAAAGAAATAATTGAAAAATTTAAAAAAGGTATTGATATCGGCGAAGGTGATGGAATTGTTAAAGCAAAAGAAGTTATATATTTAGGTGATAATAAATTTAAAATAATTTTAACTGAAGGTAAAAAACGACAGATTAGAAGGATGTTTAAGAATATTAATTTTTTGGTTGATGATTTAGTTCGAGTAAGGATTAGTGATTGGGAATTAGGAAATTTAGCAGAAGCAAAGTGGAAATTTTTTAAATTAAAAAAATAAATTATTTTATGTCAAATGAAAAAGAAACAATCGGGGACAACATAAAGAAATACCGAAACAAGCTCGGTATTTCTCAAGACAAGCTGTCCAAACTTGCTGGCGTTACTTTGCATACACTGACCAAAATAGAAGCGGGAGCAACGCCCAATCCTACCATTGATATTGTTAAAAAAAATTGCGGACGCTTTGGGTGTTTCGCTTGATGATTTAATGAAATAAAATATGGCAAACAAAAATCTTACAAATGCAAAAAAGGCAAAAAATGATGAGTTTTATACTCAGTTTATTGATATTCAAAAAGAAATTGGAGCATATTTGGAATACAACCCTGATGTATTTCGTGGCAAGGTTGTGTATTGCAACTGCGATGATCCATTTGAGAGCAATTTTTTTCGTTATTTTGTGCTTAATTTCAAAAAACTTGGACTGAAACAACTTATTACTACTAGCTATAAACCTTCGCCAATAGCCAATACTCAACTGGGATTATTTGGTGATGATAAAACTCTCCCTAAATCAAAGAGTCGTCCTAAAATAACCGCCAATAAATTTATTATTAATGAAGTGTATGACATGGATGGTGACGGTGAATTTAATTTGAAGGATGTTGCCTTACAGTTAAAGGCAAATAAACATAATGAATGGACACCGCTTGAAGGCAACGGTGATTTCCGTAGCGAGGAATGTATAGAACTATTAAAACAATCTGATATTGTAGTGACAAATCCACCTTTCAGTTTGTTTCGAGAGTATGTTAAGCAACTTTTTGATTATGATAAAAAATTTCTTATTATTGGCAGTATGAATGCGATTACTTACAAAGAAATATTTCCATTGATAAAAGAAAACAAAATGTGGCTTGGTAATGGCTTTCACGCCGGTAATGCTTATTTTTTCACCCCTTTTGCCAAAGAATATGGAGAGGGGGTTTATATGCCCGAAACCGGTTTAGTAAAATTTAGGAATGTTTGTTGGTTTACCAATCTTGACCATGGGCGTCGTCACCAACCATTGCCACTTATGACAATGGAAGAAAATTTGAAATACAGCAAGCACAAAGAAATTAAAGGCAAAAAAGCGTATGATAAATATGACAATTACGATGCCATAGAAGTATCATTTACCGATGCCATCCCGAGCGATTATAATGGCGTAATGGGCGTGCCGATTAGTTTTTTGGATAAATATAATCCTGACCAGTTTGATATTGTAAAGTTTAGACACGGAGATGATAATAAAGATTTAAGATTGAAAAATGGAACTTGTCCGTATTTTAGAGTTTTAATTAGGCATAAGAAAAAATAATATGAAATACAATTTTTTAGATTTAAACAAAGAAATAATAAATTTAATGAAAGAGGAAGTATTACTTGATTTAAATAAAGGAATTTTATCAAAAAGTACAAGATTTACTGATGAGGGTAATAGTAGATATTCTGATATTTTACTTAAAAACATAGAAAATGGTGATGAGGAAACTTTAAGTCAGGAACTTATTGGGTTTTTTAAAACGAAAGAAATTAGTCATGATAAAAAAGGAAATATTATAGAAAAAGATGTTCCTTTTGATGTTAATGAAGTTTTTGCTAAAACAGAGTTTAATAGATTTTATATGAGAGGTCTTTGTGTTTTTGCACTAAAAAATAATAAGGGTCTACAAATTTATAGAGCAAAGGAGTCACAAAATCATAGAGTAGAATCAGACAATTTATTAGGTTCCAAGATAGAAAACACACAGGAGGCTTTAACAACATTAAGGGATAATAAAAATTATTACAATTTTATTGCAAAACCAAATAGTGGTTTATCATTAAAATTTATTTAATAAAATTATATGAAAAAAGTTAAAGTATCAATTCAAGACGAAAACACCTTAATTTTATTAGAAGATGGCTCAAAGGGTGACATAATTGATTTAAAGTCTATTCATGAAACTGACATCGACAAAACAACAATCACGAATGTGGTTAATTCAATAAAACATGATGCATTTAATGCTGAATTGAAAAAAGAAAAGGATACTATTGAACGTGAAAATAACTTAAGGTTAGAACTTAAAGAAAAAGAGTGGGCAGATCGTGCGAAAGAAAACTCGTCTGAAAAAGATAAGGAAATTGTTGCACTTAGTTCAAAGTTAGAAAGTGTTGCAGAAATGACAGAAGCAAATGTGAAGTTAGAAGCTCTTCAAGAAAAACAGAGAATAGAGAAAGAATATCAAGAAAAGATAAACGAAAAAGACACTGAAATAAATAATATCAAGCATGAGAAAGAACTAAGTGAAGAAAAACTTAAAGAACAGATTAAATCTACTGAAACTGCTCTTGTATCATTCAAAGAAATGCGTTCAAAAATGAGCACCAAAATGATTGGTGAATCACTTGAAGTGCATTGTGAAAATGAATTTAATCGTATTCGTCATATCGCATTTCCTAATGCAAGTTTTGGTAAAGATAATACAATCTCAGAATCAGGCTCAAAAGGAGATTATATCTATAGAGAATTAGATGAAGATGGTAACGAAATTCTGTCCATTATGTTCGAGATGAAAAATGAAGATGGTATCACTGCCACTAAAAAAAAGAACAAGGATTTCTTTAAGGAATTAGACAAGGATCGAAGAGAGAAAAATTGCGAATATGCTGTTTTGGTAAGTCTTCTTGAAAAAGATAATGAATATTATGATGACATTATTCCTGTTTATGAATATGAACTTACGTATTCCATACGCCCTCAACATTTTATTACTATCATTGGATTCTTACGCCAAGCAAACATCAAGTCACAATACCTCCGACGTGAAATCCATATGCTTAATAATCAAAATGTTGATGTATCAAATTTTGAAACTAACATGAATACATTTAAAGAAGCATTTTCAAGAAACTATAGATTGCACTCGACGCAATTTTCAGAAGCTATAAAAGAGATAGATAAAACCATTGATCACTTAAATAAAGTGAAGGAAAATTTATTGAAATCTGATAATAATTTACGATTAGCAAATAACCAAGCTACTGACCTGTCGATAAAGAGGCTTACTTCCAATAGTCCAAGTGTCGCCAAAGTATTTGAAGAAATTAGTAAAGAACAAAAAAAATAATATGAAAACAATTTTAAAAACCAACATTACTATCAAAGATATTTGCGAAGGGTTTGTTTATAACGAACTTGAAGGCAAGGGTTTGTTTGGTTTGTCTGGCAAATTGACTATTCAACCGGAGTATCAGCGTAACTATATCTATGCCTCCGATGGCGGAAAAAGAGAGGTTGCTGTTATCGAATCACTACTCAAAGATTACCCGATTGGCTTAATCTATTTTAATAAAGTATCAGAAAATAATTTGGAAGTTTTAGACGGGCAACAGCGCATCACGAGTGTTGGACGTTTTGTGACTGATAAATTTGCTATCAAAGATGAAAACGGATTACAATATTTTGGTGGTATGGCAGAAGACAAAAAAGAAAAGATACTGGAAACAAAACTACTAATTTATGAATGCGAAGGGACAGAAAGCCAGATAAAAGAGTGGTTTAAGACGATCAACATTGCAGGAGTTCCGCTCGTCCCTCAAGAATTATTAAACGCGATCTATTCCGGACCATTCGTTACGCTAGGTAAAGAAGAGTTCAGCAACAGCCAAAATGCCAATATTCAAAAATGGAACGCATACATAAAAGGTAGCGCAAACCGACAGGCATTTTTTGAGAGAGCTATAGACTGGGCAAGCAAAGGAAACATTGATGATTACATGAGTATTCATCGCAACGACAAAAATATCAATGAGTTAAAAAAATATTTCAACAGTGTGATCGATTGGATCTCTAGTGTATTTACCGATGTAGAAAGCGAGATGTCCGGACTTGAGTGGGGACGACTGTATGAGCAGTATCATAAAAAAGCCTATGACCTCAAGAAAGTGTCAGCCGAAGTGCGTAAGCTCTATGGCGATCCGTATATCAAAAACCGCAGGGGTATTTCTGAGTTTATTTTAGGTGGTTCTGTTGATACGAAATTGCTTGAAGTCCGAATTTTTGATGAAGTAATAAAAAAATCAGTTTACAAAAAACAAACGATTGAAGCTGAAAAGAAAAAAATATCAAATTGCCCGCTTTGTGCCATTGGGCATGATGCTAACAAGAGTAAAATTTGGAGTTTTGGCGAAATGGATGCCGACCATGTAGCGGCTTGGAGTAAAGGTGGCGCGACTGCGACCAAAAACTGTCAAATGCTTTACAAGACACATAATCGAGCAAAAGGGAATCGGTAAACAAGGTAACCGAGCGAATTTTCAGAAATCAGCGTCAGGATTTTTTTGAAAATGAGTTCTAACTTTTTCCAACAAACACCACCAGACAGGAAATGAGAAATTTTAAATTATAAATTTAGAACCTAAAACTTAATTTTTATGTCAAACGAAAAAGAAACGCGGTTAGAAAAATTAAATAAAATTATTGCTCAAAATATTAATCCTTATCCAGCTATTGTTAAAAGAACTCATGTTAGTAAGGAAGCGTTGGCTGATTTTG from Candidatus Kuenenbacteria bacterium HGW-Kuenenbacteria-1 carries:
- a CDS encoding Asp-tRNA(Asn)/Glu-tRNA(Gln) amidotransferase GatCAB subunit C, with the protein product MNLTIQEVEHIAKLARLKLTDQEKKKFAQQLSSVLDYAKQLDEVDTENVKPTNQIIGLKNIYRQDEINEKEKSEKQALLQCAPNTEDGYIKIPSVF
- a CDS encoding restriction endonuclease subunit S, with amino-acid sequence MKKKLIQKIGFSPKENVENIFAKKYNNFIIEVDFNKEQINYGNKIKSESGTTQNFSKEENWVVLECVNRLLEKGYKPEDITLEKRFKVGHGVSGGRVDIFVEKEGKAFLMIECKTFGKEFEKELKNINKDGGQLFTYFQNDTNAEVLMLYTSQLNNEKIEYKNEIIKIEEHYRNAGNVADFYNRWNKITNQNGIFEEWVSTYNFENKSLTKKDLKILKDEDSGFIFNSFLSILRKHSISDKPNAFNKIFNLFLAKILDEQKNDIDELDFQWKEKTDDAIDFQVRLINLHKDGIYAFLQKEIEGISDSDFSAYKTEEERKSKKKKLLIFNNVFAIKEVFDNETFEDNQKVLKEVVELLQQYQIRYPRKQQHLSDFFERLLTTGLKQEAGQFFTPPLITKFIIKSIPLKEYIEKDLDQVISKLPAVIDYAAGSGHFITEIMEAYQDILDKIDIDSLHYPNAKKDAKKWRENPYDWASKYIYGIEKDYRLVKVAKVGCYFYGDGLAQIVYGDGLDNFANSKSFVGLLKENIDDSEKAKFSFVVSNPPYSVSSFKGDLKNLFADKDFTLYKYLTDNSSEIECLFIERTKQLLKEGGIAAVVLPSSILSNTGIYTKAREIILQNFKIIAIAELGSNTFMATGTKTVVLFLRRKNNNIIINLQNSVNNFFDKMQDVTMNGIEKPITKFIKNVWEGINFVDYITLIKKEPNEVICNHEIYKEYKKKIKVKNEKEFWEIVLKKENEKLLYFIIAYNQKVVVVKTGEKDAEKGFLGYEFSNRRGSEGMHPIQRGKTIDECTQLFDTEVFDNPEKASTYIYKAFSGDYDFPISENIAKNISRHNLINMLTFDRVDFEKTILLSAKKKLKIESRWEVKKLSEVAQIDWGNTNLTKSIFKENGRYNVYSATGLDGKTDFFENKEDAIILSAIGARCGRCFYATGKWTAIKNTIVIKNKKNILLRFLFEYINNENYWVKSGTAQPFITVGSAYEQKIPLPPKDIQEKIIDEIKKLEEKEEKNKEEVEKLKNTIPQLIEGKWELVKVGQIANTQYGFTDKATSKGEIRYLRITDLNDNGSINLKNEAKFINPSKETKNQFLLNNNDIVIARSGSVGKSAIYKSNKYEKMIFASYLIRLIIDENKVLPQYLFNFTKTKMYWDQVKANSVIVAQPNLNAEKIKGFKIPLPPLFEQQKVVSKIEKIEEKINELEKELTEIPKQKEEILKKYLEK
- the gatA gene encoding Asp-tRNA(Asn)/Glu-tRNA(Gln) amidotransferase GatCAB subunit A (allows the formation of correctly charged Asn-tRNA(Asn) or Gln-tRNA(Gln) through the transamidation of misacylated Asp-tRNA(Asn) or Glu-tRNA(Gln) in organisms which lack either or both of asparaginyl-tRNA or glutaminyl-tRNA synthetases; reaction takes place in the presence of glutamine and ATP through an activated phospho-Asp-tRNA(Asn) or phospho-Glu-tRNA), which encodes MFLNELTIKQCHDGLMKKDFSSVELTRACLHQIKKQDDKIHSFVLITEKEALEQAKKVDDKIAQNETIKILEGIPAGIKDLLCTKGIRTTACSKILENFIPPYDCTVIKKLKENGFVILGKQNCDEFAMGSSTENSAFGSTKNPYDLERTAGGSSGGSAASVVANECIYSIGTDTGGSIRQPAAFCGMVGLKPTYGRVSRFGITAYASSLEQAGPIIKTVEDAAIVLEAIAGNDKLDSTTSFKNVPNYSANLNKDIKGIKIGLPREFFEQGLDLKIKESIYKALKVFENLGAKIEEINLPMTKYAIASYYIIAKAEASANLARYDGIRYGNSNVKSQNLSDVYFETKTNGFGDEVKRSIMMGTYALSSGYYDAYYLKATKIRTLIKQEYIKAFEKYDAIICPVSPILPFKIGEKIENPLAMYLIDAFTVPINLAGVPSLTVPCGKIKIKEKAKEYIVSDGESLPTAFQIIGKHFDEETILRIGNAYEKTQNKIK